ATATCATAGGTGAAAATAACAAGGATTAATATTTGGGAGTAATTAAGATACAAATacttgataaatttaattttgattgattGTTATATTTTTACACTATATATCCAATGCACGTTGGTATTAGAGTTTGGTTATGAGAGCACCACTTGAATAATATATaacttgttttataataaaatgtgcAACACACGCACATAATCATTAAACAACAACATCTACAAACTTTTTAATAAGACTCTTGAATCTAACTCATTCTTATAAAATTGACTAGTAAAATAAAGAACGTctcttttttataaattctaatgTAGGacttaattttaagtgatactTTAAAATTCACAATCGAAGTTGGTTCACTTCCAAATCAATTTTGGTTTATGAGATCAAAAGAAATAAGTGCCTGAATGAGATTATTGTAAATCATAAGGTCTCAATTGATGGTTAGGCTAATCCAAAACAATACTTTAAGGTGGGAACTGAGTCTTAAGGAATCAAATCAATATTTCAACAGTAAggttttaagaagaaaaaatcatAAGCACTAGGTATATGTAATGTaaagcataataataataacaataacaacatgAAAGAATCTCCACAAATCAACGTGTTGAGTTCACCAACATTAAGTAGTAGCTTATAGACTATATAGTAAGccataatttaatttacaaaaacacACATGATTTGGTCAAATAGAGAAGAAGACAGACACCAAATAGATAATTGAAAACCAAGAAGCAGACATGGTGATGAatgatggattaacattaaccCCTTGCCTTGAAAGGAATAGCTCGTATGATAATCTGGTGATATAAAGCAGCAAGTGCAGCTCCAATGAAAGGTCCAACCCAGAATATCCACTGGTCATCCCAAGCATGCTCTCTGTTGTATATTATGGCAGCACCAAGACTCCTTGCTGGGTTAATGCCTGTTCCTGTTATGGGAATAGTTGCCAAGTGAACCAAGAACACTGCAAACCCAATTGGAAGTGGGGCCAAAATCTACAAATTCAAATACAACAACATCAAAAAAATGAACCATATAGATAACTAATTCATATCATAGCATATAAATGTTAGAAACACACTCTGTAACGCACACTTTTTATAGTAACAAAATTCTTCTTAACGCACTCTCTTACATTCGTATATACCTTTTGAAAAATGTGTGTTACAGAAATGTATTACTAGGGATCTTTTATATTTACCGGAACGTGAGAGTCTCTGGCGTTTCTTTTGGCATCGGTGGCGGAGAAGACAGTGTAGACAAGAACAAAAGTGCCAACAATCTCAGCTCCAAGACCATCACCCTTGGTGTATCCAGGATTCACAACATTTGCTCCACCTTTGTACATCTCATAACGTGCATTACCTTCAAAACCCTTCACCACACCAGCACCACAGATAGCTCCAAGACACTGCATTATTATGTAGAATACTGCCCTTGTTAAGGACAGTTTCCTAGCCAAAAATAGACCAAAGGTCACAGCTGGATTTATGTGCCCACCTGTTCCCAACACCAACATCTCGTTAATTTAGTTTCATGTAAAATAATACTAGAGTGCATCACCATCTTGAAATTGTTTACAATCTCTAATTTAGTCTCCCacatattcaaaattttagtctatgattttttatttatgaattagtctcaatttttttattttcttagcaaattttctaaaatgtgtTATAACTACTAAACAAGGTTAAAATCAAGCTGTAGGACTCAAAGTGATTTATGAGCTTaagttaaatatgaatataGATCAAGAGTAACACATTTTAAATCTTAgctaaaacaatttttttgtcaaacttTACTCTTAATCAAACTCTGAATTactaaatcattttttgttgaGTTCAAGGGTGAGTGATTAAAGTCTCACATAAactataaataaacaaaatattagataGATAATAGAGGTGACCTATAATCTTAAAGTTTCTTATAGTCCTCTTGTTGTTCTGAGCCAGTGAAACTCTGAACACTTTCCTTTCGAACCCAAGTTTAAGACCCAACAAATGCATGCTCTAAATAAGGTATCAACTCCACATCTCCACACTTTTAAGTGATATAGATACTAAATTGATTGAACTATAATTTTAAGgactaatttattatttcatatatttgagACACAtacaatttcaagtaataaaATGGTGACCCAAAAGAGTAAAATAGTGAAATAAATAATGaagtaaagaaaagaaaagaaaatgacctgaaaTTCCAGCAGTGCAGTAAACAAGGGCAAAGATCATACCACCAAAAGCCCAAGCAATACCTTGAATACCAACAGAGGCACACTTAGAAGTTGACCTGTTAACACCCATCACAGTTAAAACACTGATGTAAAGAAACAAGAATGTGGCAACAAACTCAGCAATTCCAGCTCTATAGAAAGACCATGACTTCAACTCCCCTGGCTCAAACAATGGTGCTGCTGGTGCTTCTTTGTAGTCTTTGCTGTCACTTTTAGCTCCTATGCCTAATGCACTCTTTTCTGAGAATTTGTTTGCTCCAATTTTCACATCTTCTTCCCTCTCCATTCTTCCACACACTATGATACTCTTTTTTAGATTTTGCTAACTTAGATGAAAACTGGTCCTAACTCTTGTACTTGAATGAAGGTTATTAATTGTTATATCTATATATAGAGTGggaattttaaaaaagataaagtatgttattattatttgttttgctGGCAAATATAATAATAGCTATTAACTTTACTTTATTTCTTTTAGAATAGAATGTGGCACTCTTTTGAGTTGGATAGGGACCAttctataattttaaaagagGAAGACATAATTAGAAGTtaagatgttttaaataaattgaaaaataaaattgttctgGAAAGAGCGAGTGGATGTTGTTGAAGGTATCTTTTATGTTGTTCTTATCTTAAGAGGGTGTTACAACTTACATGCTTTTAGTTTTGGATTTTTCAATGTTGTAGTGAGTAATTAGCTGTTTAGAGCCATTGGATTCCTTCCTCAAAAGAAGTTAGTAAAGTCACGAGCACTAAATTGGTACATAAGACATTTACAATACTTGATGCTTAGTCTATTTACTAgcaaattaaatacatatatttatggTGGAGAAAATTTTCCTGACGTTTATAGAAAATGATGgcttttaaaatactttatttacttttattttttatacatctcacataaaataaatgtgtcttattttcataataatatttgttttgattcaTGCAAGTATGTGATTATttagagtaaaaatataaattgattctTAACATTATAAGTTTCGATAATTTAatctcttatttttataaactagtatatacattttttgtataataatgtgtttgtcaaaataattttttcattgttttttatgTAAGAACTAATATAATAGATTATGGTGTGATACattaatcaaatattaatttcacatcaattttatcatatcataaattaaattttttataatatttaaatattttatacaataatttgtcaataatcaatcgttatataaatataattattaacaaatttatttttgatataatttaaatttcataaataaattaatttctaataaaataatattgatgcATAACAATATCATATTAACGtgtaatatcatattatttaatgCATAATTAACGAagaaataaatttgaatgttattttataatttaaaaaatatatttaattaatttacaaaaataaaataaaaacaatttaattgaTACTCACAATTTAAGTATtttgtgatttatttattatattatttgaaattaagatGCACTATATAGTATAGATCATCATCCATACTCACAAAGGAAAAAGCTTAGGTAGTTAATACTATCAATTTTAGGTTGAGAAAAGTAAAAATGGGCAAGCTGGGTGGGTTCCATTGAGAAGCATGGAAAAGGAAAGGATGATTAATATAAGTAACGGTAGGAAAGTCAGAGAGAAAGAGGGGTTAGGTTAGGTGACGGCAACAAATAAATCGTATGGCTAAGAAGAGTTCGCCGTTTCATGACCGTTGGGACTGACAGCCCCACTAAGCACGTGGGTAAGTTAAcggctttttttttttgctttattGCGTCCAAACCAAACCGTTGCAAACTTGCAATTGAAACACCTTACGTAGTTAAATTGCTGGTTAGGTTGCACCCCTCCCTATCCCATAAGTGCCAAAACGGATGCATTTATATGAAATTGATTGATCGAAACATTTCGTTAAGATCCACATAAAaatagtcaaaaaaaaaaattatttaattcaattcattcattaaacatcaaatataaattaaagtgCACGTGCggtccttaacttaatttcagtgaacgttttagttttttttttgttttgaatttgtcctttattatcctttttttacaaaatttttaaaccccgtaaaattcattattatcttcgaataaaatataaatttaatcaaattcataacttaaatatttaaataaattcatatttgcattctttatttgatgttgttggagatgaaaatatgagtttatttgaatatttgggttatgcatttgatgaaatttgcattatattgaaaatgattattaattttttaggttttgtttgaaaattttgacgattattttgaatttttgtaaaaaaaaattgataacattgttgacattttaaaacataaaatatcaaattatcacttaaaacatcaaatataaattaaagtgCACGTGCggtccttaacttaatttcagtgaacgttttagttttttttttgttttgaatttgtcctttattatcctttttttacaaaatttttaaaccccgtaaaattcattattatcttcgaataaaatataaatttaatcaaattcataacttaaatatttaaataaattcatatttgcattctttatttgatgttgttggagatgaaaatatgagtttatttgaatatttgggttatgcatttgatgaaatttgcattatattgaaaatgattattaattttttaggttttgtttgaaaattttgacgattattttgaatttttgtaaaaaaaaattgataacattgttgacattttaaaacataaaatatcaaattatcacttaaaattaaaataaatgatcaaatcagaagaaaaaaaaaaaaaactaaaacgttaactgaaattaaattaagggcgtagatgtaatttagcctaaaacaTATTATCACAGTATTTTGATGCTTTATTGTTTTGCTATCTTTTTTGGTAAGGTTTATGTtgtttgatgtaattttttagtctttgtttttagattttgcAAGAGTTTTTTTGTTCTTGTCCCCTTTTTTCtactaacataaatatttataatttttattcacttatttaatatctcattttctttttattttctatttatatcACATTATTAACATAATACATTTATCAAAacattttctaattatttttgtctCAAGCGGTTGAAGAAATGTATGTGTGTCTACcaattattttcctttttttatactattatatttttgaatattgtAAATAGTTGTTATTTATCAATGTACTAAGGTTGTATAATTAGACATTTCCACAAAACCTTAAAACATATACATGAGTCATTTCCGATATAGACTATAGTTAATATAGACTAATTATCCACACTTAAATTCAACACTCTCCAAGTGTGAATCTTCCACGTTACTATGTACATGTTTGATTTTGTGGTGGTATTTTGCAAAAACTACATTTTGTAGCTTTTATAAAATCATGTT
This region of Cicer arietinum cultivar CDC Frontier isolate Library 1 chromosome 8, Cicar.CDCFrontier_v2.0, whole genome shotgun sequence genomic DNA includes:
- the LOC101493911 gene encoding probable aquaporin PIP1-2; protein product: MEREEDVKIGANKFSEKSALGIGAKSDSKDYKEAPAAPLFEPGELKSWSFYRAGIAEFVATFLFLYISVLTVMGVNRSTSKCASVGIQGIAWAFGGMIFALVYCTAGISGGHINPAVTFGLFLARKLSLTRAVFYIIMQCLGAICGAGVVKGFEGNARYEMYKGGANVVNPGYTKGDGLGAEIVGTFVLVYTVFSATDAKRNARDSHVPILAPLPIGFAVFLVHLATIPITGTGINPARSLGAAIIYNREHAWDDQWIFWVGPFIGAALAALYHQIIIRAIPFKARG